The sequence ATACGCCAGGTAGATCAGGATGATGCCGATGCTGGTTACCACGGTGAAGATCTGCGGCTGACGGATGTTGACCACCAGGATGGCCAGCGCCAGGATGCCGATGATCACCGCGGGCAGGATCGGGGTCTGGAAGCGCGGATGGACCTTGGCCAGCTTGGAGGAGGCGGGCAGGTTGTTGTCCCGCGCCATCGCGAAGGCCAGCCGGATCGCCGCCGTGTGCACGGCCAGGGCGCACACGGTGACCGCGATGAACACGCACCACAGCATGGCCTTGCCCGCGTCCTCGCCGAGCACGTTGAGGACGACGTACTGCAGGCCGTCCGTGGAGAGCCGGTCGCCCTTGAGGCTGGACACGCTCATCAGCGCGAGCAGCAGGACGAGTCCGCCGAGGACGAACGAGGCGACGATGGCCCGGATGATCGCGCGCGGCGCGTTGCGCGACGGGTCGAGGGACTCCTCGCCGAGCGAGGCGGCCGTGTCGAAGCCGTACATCACGTACGCGGACGCCAGCGACGCGACCAGGAACGCGCCGAAGTAGCCGCCGGGCTGGCCCGCTCCCGTGCCGTTCGTCTCCAGCACGACCCCGGGTCCACGGGTGATGTGCACGGCGAACAGCACGATCAGTACGACGGTCGCGATCAGCTCGATGAAGACGCCCGCGGTGTTGATCCTCGCCATCAGCTTCACACCGAGGGCGTTGACCAGCGTGGTGAAGACGATGAGGACGGAGGCCAGCAGCACGGCGTTGGTGGCGACGTCGTACTTGCCCGTGCCGTCGCCCACGAACTGGAACGCGGAAGAGATCTGAGGAAGTGTCAGCTGATAGGCGAGGGCCACGGCGGCGATCGACACGACCGAGGCGATGAGCATCGTCCAGCCCGCCAGCCAGCCGATGTGCGGATTGCCGATCTTCTTGGACCAGTTGTAGACGGAACCGGCCACGGGATAGCGGGCGGCGAGTTCCGCGAAGCAGAGGGCGACCATGAACTGGCCTATGAAGACCATGGGCCAGGACCACCAGTAGGCGGGCCCGCCACTGCCGTAACCGAAGTAGAAGAGCTGGAAGGTTCCGGTGAGGATGGAGATGTAGCTGATGCCGGCGGCGAAGGTGTGGAAGTTGCCGAGGGTGCGTTTCAGCTCGGGCTTGTAGCCGAA is a genomic window of Streptomyces sp. NBC_00414 containing:
- a CDS encoding APC family permease — encoded protein: MTTTEQPSEQPAEKHGHDDSELNEFGYKPELKRTLGNFHTFAAGISYISILTGTFQLFYFGYGSGGPAYWWSWPMVFIGQFMVALCFAELAARYPVAGSVYNWSKKIGNPHIGWLAGWTMLIASVVSIAAVALAYQLTLPQISSAFQFVGDGTGKYDVATNAVLLASVLIVFTTLVNALGVKLMARINTAGVFIELIATVVLIVLFAVHITRGPGVVLETNGTGAGQPGGYFGAFLVASLASAYVMYGFDTAASLGEESLDPSRNAPRAIIRAIVASFVLGGLVLLLALMSVSSLKGDRLSTDGLQYVVLNVLGEDAGKAMLWCVFIAVTVCALAVHTAAIRLAFAMARDNNLPASSKLAKVHPRFQTPILPAVIIGILALAILVVNIRQPQIFTVVTSIGIILIYLAYLLVTGPMLVARLRGEWQPAGEGRFSLGRWGLPVNIVAVVWGTAMMINLIWPRAAVYNAAAPYHWYLRWGAVLFVGIVMGGGFAYYWFVQRHRTGVLAEHQYRAADAPLPPASPASAPTAD